In Xiphophorus maculatus strain JP 163 A chromosome 2, X_maculatus-5.0-male, whole genome shotgun sequence, one genomic interval encodes:
- the LOC111605839 gene encoding uncharacterized protein LOC111605839 isoform X1 — MYKSYQPFHPVANHLQQKWQSRRYSNHLDKVQFAHPVVDTRRRRKSANSQCKMKRLQDRRLSAARRDNCLLASRMRDDRLLASRMANIKSTVNDRNEYYFKSMNTRKRKQDLMVISEENQAMYQRILSRKSVYCREHFLGDWMKTKILRQHLSRYPREQATQQRLERKEKMVTFDKQDQSSSKSTTGRTKEIPRDHLNAGKRKQDIVAIGGQNKAMYQRLTPQKSVFSRELWLGEWKKTEILRQHLSRYPREQATKQRLERKEKMVTFDKKDQSSSKSTTGRTKEIPRDHLIAGKRKQDLVVVGWQNQAMYRRRPTYKSEFSREQLLRDWKKKQLLRQHLSRYTREQATKQRLERKEKMVTFDKKDQSSSKSTTGRSKEIPRDHLNAGKRKQDLVFIGGQNQAMYRRRPPYKSEFSREHWLPEWKKTELLRQHLSRYAREQATKQRLERKEKMVTFDKKDQSSSKSTTGRSKGISSDQ, encoded by the exons ATGTACAAGAGCTACCAGCCCTTTCATCCTGTCGCCAACCATTTGCAGCAGAAATGGCAATCCAGACGCTATTCAAACCACCTCGACAAG GTGCAATTTGCCCACCCTGTAGTGGACACCAGGAGAAGGCGCAAATCAGCAAATTCCCAGTGTAAAATGAAGAGATTGCAG GATCGACGACTGTCTGCTGCCAGGAGAGACAATTGTCTTTTGGCTTCCAGGATGAGAGACGATCGTCTTTTGGCTTCCAGGATGGCTAACATCAAAAGCACAGTGAATGACAGGAATGAATACTACTTTAAAAG TATGAATACTAGAAAAAGGAAGCAGGATCTTATGGTTATCAGTGAGGAAAATCAGGCCATGTACCAACGAATCTTATCCCGAAAGTCGGTGTACTGCCGAGAGCATTTTCTGGGTGACTGGATGAAGACAAAGATCTTGCGACAACACCTCTCCCGGTATCCTAGGGAACAAGCAACTCAACAG AGACTGgaaaggaaagagaagatggTGACCTTTGACAAACAAGACCAGTCTTCAAGCAAGTCAACCACTGGCAGAACCAAAGAAATTCCTAGAGACCA TTTGAATGCTGGCAAAAGGAAGCAGGATATTGTGGCTATCGGTGGGCAAAATAAGGCCATGTACCAACGGCTCACACCCCAAAAGTCTGTGTTCTCCCGAGAGCTTTGGTTGGGTGAATGGAAAAAGACGGAGATCTTGCGACAACACCTCTCCCGGTATCCCAGGGAACAAGCAACTAAACAG agactggaaaggaaagagaagatggTGACCTTTGACAAAAAAGACCAGTCTTCAAGCAAGTCAACCACTGGCAGAACCAAAGAAATTCCTAGAGACCA TTTGATTGCTGGCAAAAGGAAGCAGGATCTTGTGGTTGTCGGTTGGCAAAATCAGGCCATGTACCGACGACGCCCAACCTACAAGTCTGAGTTCTCCCGAGAGCAGTTGTTGCGTGATTGGAAAAAGAAGCAGCTCTTGCGACAACACCTCTCCCGGTACACCAGGGAACAAGCAACTAAACAG agactggaaaggaaagagaagatggTGACCTTTGACAAAAAAGACCAGTCTTCAAGCAAGTCAACCACTGGCAGAAGCAAAGAAATTCCTAGAGACCA TTTGAATGCTGGCAAAAGGAAGCAGGATCTTGTGTTTATCGGTGGGCAAAATCAGGCCATGTACCGACGACGCCCACCCTACAAGTCTGAGTTCTCCCGAGAGCATTGGTTGCCTGAATGGAAAAAGACGGAGCTCTTGCGACAACACCTCTCCCGGTACGCCAGGGAACAAGCAACTAAACAG agactggaaaggaaagagaagatggTGACCTTTGACAAAAAAGACCAGTCTTCAAGCAAGTCAACCACTGGCAGAAGCAAAGGAATTTCTTCAGACCAGTAA
- the LOC111605839 gene encoding uncharacterized protein LOC111605839 isoform X2, translated as MYKSYQPFHPVANHLQQKWQSRRYSNHLDKVQFAHPVVDTRRRRKSANSQCKMKRLQDRRLSAARRDNCLLASRMRDDRLLASRMANIKSTVNDRNEYYFKSMNTRKRKQDLMVISEENQAMYQRILSRKSVYCREHFLGDWMKTKILRQHLSRYPREQATQQRLERKEKMVTFDKQDQSSSKSTTGRTKEIPRDHLNAGKRKQDIVAIGGQNKAMYQRLTPQKSVFSRELWLGEWKKTEILRQHLSRYPREQATKQRLERKEKMVTFDKKDQSSSKSTTGRTKEIPRDHLIAGKRKQDLVVVGWQNQAMYRRRPTYKSEFSREQLLRDWKKKQLLRQHLSRYTREQATKQRLERKEKMVTFDKKDQSSSKSTTGRSKEIPRDHLNAGKRKQDLVFIGGQNQAMYRRRPPYKSEFSREHWLPEWKKTELLRQHLSRYAREQATKQDS; from the exons ATGTACAAGAGCTACCAGCCCTTTCATCCTGTCGCCAACCATTTGCAGCAGAAATGGCAATCCAGACGCTATTCAAACCACCTCGACAAG GTGCAATTTGCCCACCCTGTAGTGGACACCAGGAGAAGGCGCAAATCAGCAAATTCCCAGTGTAAAATGAAGAGATTGCAG GATCGACGACTGTCTGCTGCCAGGAGAGACAATTGTCTTTTGGCTTCCAGGATGAGAGACGATCGTCTTTTGGCTTCCAGGATGGCTAACATCAAAAGCACAGTGAATGACAGGAATGAATACTACTTTAAAAG TATGAATACTAGAAAAAGGAAGCAGGATCTTATGGTTATCAGTGAGGAAAATCAGGCCATGTACCAACGAATCTTATCCCGAAAGTCGGTGTACTGCCGAGAGCATTTTCTGGGTGACTGGATGAAGACAAAGATCTTGCGACAACACCTCTCCCGGTATCCTAGGGAACAAGCAACTCAACAG AGACTGgaaaggaaagagaagatggTGACCTTTGACAAACAAGACCAGTCTTCAAGCAAGTCAACCACTGGCAGAACCAAAGAAATTCCTAGAGACCA TTTGAATGCTGGCAAAAGGAAGCAGGATATTGTGGCTATCGGTGGGCAAAATAAGGCCATGTACCAACGGCTCACACCCCAAAAGTCTGTGTTCTCCCGAGAGCTTTGGTTGGGTGAATGGAAAAAGACGGAGATCTTGCGACAACACCTCTCCCGGTATCCCAGGGAACAAGCAACTAAACAG agactggaaaggaaagagaagatggTGACCTTTGACAAAAAAGACCAGTCTTCAAGCAAGTCAACCACTGGCAGAACCAAAGAAATTCCTAGAGACCA TTTGATTGCTGGCAAAAGGAAGCAGGATCTTGTGGTTGTCGGTTGGCAAAATCAGGCCATGTACCGACGACGCCCAACCTACAAGTCTGAGTTCTCCCGAGAGCAGTTGTTGCGTGATTGGAAAAAGAAGCAGCTCTTGCGACAACACCTCTCCCGGTACACCAGGGAACAAGCAACTAAACAG agactggaaaggaaagagaagatggTGACCTTTGACAAAAAAGACCAGTCTTCAAGCAAGTCAACCACTGGCAGAAGCAAAGAAATTCCTAGAGACCA TTTGAATGCTGGCAAAAGGAAGCAGGATCTTGTGTTTATCGGTGGGCAAAATCAGGCCATGTACCGACGACGCCCACCCTACAAGTCTGAGTTCTCCCGAGAGCATTGGTTGCCTGAATGGAAAAAGACGGAGCTCTTGCGACAACACCTCTCCCGGTACGCCAGGGAACAAGCAACTAAACAG GACTCTTAA